Proteins encoded within one genomic window of Rossellomorea vietnamensis:
- a CDS encoding GntR family transcriptional regulator translates to MTIKTDNRHLYLQVIDRLKKDIEAGIYKEKEKLPSEFDLSKQLGVSRATLREALRILEEESVIVRRHGVGTFVNAKPLFTSGIEQLNSVTNMIKQAGMEPGTIFLSSTTQEATEDDVKRFTCNEEDDVILIERVRTANGEPVVYCVDKIPEKVMPRNFTHEDNSIFTVLEKRENKRITHAVAQIEPMGYHDKISPILNCEPETALLVLKQMHFDENDEPILYSVNYFRSDKFSFQVLRKRV, encoded by the coding sequence GTGACAATAAAAACAGACAATCGGCATTTATACTTACAAGTAATTGACCGTTTGAAGAAGGATATCGAGGCGGGAATTTACAAAGAAAAAGAAAAACTCCCATCTGAATTCGATCTTTCCAAACAATTAGGTGTAAGTAGGGCTACTCTTAGGGAAGCTCTCAGGATTCTTGAGGAAGAAAGTGTCATCGTACGACGTCATGGTGTAGGTACATTTGTAAACGCCAAGCCGCTCTTCACTTCTGGTATAGAGCAGCTGAACAGTGTAACGAACATGATCAAGCAGGCTGGTATGGAGCCAGGGACCATTTTCTTAAGCTCAACAACTCAAGAAGCTACTGAGGATGATGTGAAGAGGTTTACTTGCAATGAAGAGGACGACGTGATCCTCATTGAAAGGGTTCGAACGGCAAACGGGGAACCGGTTGTATATTGTGTGGACAAAATTCCTGAGAAAGTCATGCCGAGGAATTTCACACATGAGGATAATTCGATTTTCACTGTTTTAGAAAAACGGGAGAATAAGAGAATTACCCACGCGGTCGCACAAATTGAACCAATGGGATATCACGATAAAATCTCCCCTATTCTAAATTGCGAGCCGGAAACGGCCTTACTCGTTCTGAAGCAAATGCATTTTGATGAAAACGATGAGCCGATCCTTTATTCCGTAAACTACTTCAGATCAGACAAATTTAGCTTCCAGGTATTAAGAAAGCGCGTATAA
- a CDS encoding BMP family lipoprotein: MKKRKFGLALSFVLAAGTLLGACGTSEDKEGASSGDGKKEDQFTVAMVTDVGGVDDKSFNQSAWEGLKAFGKENDLEKGKDGFDYLQSQSDADYATNLNKLARQDFDLVYGIGFLMEGAITEIAQQQKDSHFAIVDAVVDQPNVASIMFKEQEASFLAGVTAGLATKTNKIGFIGGMEIPVIERFHAGFIAGVKAVNPDAEIVADYAGAFDKAELGQTIASKMYTQDVDVIFHAAGGTGNGLFKEARDLKEKDPSRELWAIGVDSDQSAEGKVGDHNIILTSALKRVDNAVVDLSTKAKEGNFPGGEQILYGLKEDGVGLAELNDELSNKDEVMKKVDEWKEKITSGDVKVPESIKDAEAFSAN; this comes from the coding sequence GTGAAAAAACGTAAATTCGGTTTAGCGTTATCATTTGTTCTGGCAGCAGGTACATTATTAGGTGCTTGTGGAACAAGCGAGGACAAAGAAGGTGCATCTAGTGGCGATGGCAAGAAAGAAGATCAATTTACAGTAGCAATGGTTACAGATGTTGGTGGAGTAGATGATAAGTCTTTCAACCAATCAGCATGGGAAGGTCTGAAAGCCTTCGGTAAAGAGAACGACTTGGAAAAAGGTAAAGATGGATTTGACTACTTACAGTCACAATCAGATGCTGACTATGCTACGAACTTAAACAAATTAGCTCGTCAAGATTTTGACTTAGTATATGGTATCGGTTTCCTTATGGAAGGTGCAATCACTGAAATTGCACAACAACAAAAAGATTCACACTTCGCAATCGTTGATGCTGTTGTCGATCAACCAAACGTTGCAAGCATCATGTTCAAAGAGCAGGAAGCTTCCTTCCTTGCTGGAGTGACAGCAGGACTTGCGACTAAAACGAACAAAATCGGATTCATCGGTGGTATGGAAATTCCGGTTATCGAACGCTTCCACGCTGGTTTCATTGCTGGTGTTAAAGCGGTCAATCCTGATGCAGAAATCGTTGCAGACTATGCGGGTGCATTCGACAAAGCTGAACTTGGACAAACAATCGCATCAAAAATGTATACTCAAGATGTTGACGTAATCTTCCACGCAGCTGGTGGAACGGGTAATGGATTATTCAAAGAAGCACGTGACCTGAAAGAAAAAGATCCTTCACGTGAACTTTGGGCAATCGGTGTTGACTCCGACCAATCAGCAGAAGGTAAAGTAGGAGATCATAATATCATCCTTACATCGGCACTTAAGCGCGTTGATAACGCAGTAGTGGATCTTTCCACTAAAGCGAAAGAAGGAAATTTCCCTGGTGGGGAGCAAATCCTTTACGGACTTAAAGAAGATGGCGTAGGACTTGCTGAATTAAATGACGAACTTTCCAATAAAGATGAAGTCATGAAAAAAGTAGATGAATGGAAAGAAAAGATTACTAGCGGAGACGTAAAAGTTCCAGAATCTATTAAAGATGCGGAAGCTTTCTCAGCTAACTAA